A stretch of the Pirellulales bacterium genome encodes the following:
- the flgK gene encoding flagellar hook-associated protein FlgK codes for MSLSGSIRLGANALQAQQIGLQVIGQNIANANTPGYIREEVVFAPAPTQQLGRLLLGLGVQVNGIVQKIDHFLEERLRGATSDRANASTQRDSYLQLEGLIGELSSTDLSSSLNNFFSSISEILTQPESVSVRNLAVLQGRTLAADIQRLDSRAKQIRSDLNDRVIAIGNDINRLVEEIRTLNVRIAQIEGGDGSSSDAVGLRDQRQQALANLAELINFDAQEQSSGSVNLFVGGEFLVFEATSRKVEVNYASDRGLSVAEIRIRETNSPLRVSSGELAGLYESRDQILGNFIDQINSFATSLAFEFNKLFSSGQGLKGYSSLTSGYGVSNTALPLDAVGLPFGVEHGGFQVQVYNTDTKLTETTNIRVDLDGLGTDTSLADLVAQLDAVRGISATITTDRRVRITADSNNLQFAFADDTSGVLASLGLGVFFSGSTAADLGVRGELLQDAALFAASRQGIGADTTNAVEMANFLDKPLASRNGVSLATLYDRLTSEVTQASAAARATTNGFTVFEETLKGQKLAISGVSLDEEAVKLITLQRAFQATARYITTINDLIGILVTV; via the coding sequence GGTTATCGGCCAGAATATCGCGAACGCGAACACCCCGGGATACATCCGCGAAGAGGTGGTGTTCGCTCCCGCGCCCACGCAACAACTGGGTCGTTTGTTGCTCGGCCTGGGCGTGCAGGTCAACGGCATCGTGCAGAAGATCGATCACTTTCTCGAAGAGCGTCTGCGCGGCGCCACGAGCGACCGGGCGAACGCCTCGACGCAGCGCGACAGTTACCTGCAACTCGAAGGGCTGATCGGCGAACTGTCGAGTACGGATCTCAGCTCGTCGCTCAACAACTTCTTTTCCAGCATCTCCGAGATTCTCACGCAGCCGGAAAGCGTTTCCGTGCGCAATCTGGCCGTGTTGCAGGGGCGCACGCTGGCGGCCGACATTCAGCGGCTCGACTCGCGCGCCAAGCAAATCCGTTCGGACCTCAACGATCGAGTGATCGCCATCGGCAACGATATCAATCGCCTGGTGGAAGAGATTCGCACGCTCAACGTCCGCATCGCGCAGATCGAAGGGGGGGACGGTTCGAGCAGCGACGCCGTCGGTCTGCGCGACCAGCGTCAGCAGGCGCTGGCCAATCTGGCCGAGTTGATCAATTTCGACGCGCAAGAACAGTCGAGTGGCTCGGTCAACCTCTTTGTGGGGGGCGAGTTCCTGGTCTTCGAGGCCACTTCGCGCAAGGTCGAAGTCAACTACGCCTCGGATCGCGGGCTCTCGGTCGCGGAGATTCGCATTCGCGAAACGAACTCGCCGCTGCGCGTCTCGTCGGGCGAGCTGGCCGGCCTGTATGAATCGCGCGACCAGATCCTGGGCAATTTCATCGATCAGATCAACTCGTTCGCCACGAGCCTGGCCTTCGAGTTCAACAAGCTCTTCTCGTCGGGGCAGGGGCTGAAGGGGTATAGCAGCCTGACGTCGGGCTATGGCGTCAGCAATACGGCACTGCCGCTCGATGCCGTCGGGCTGCCTTTCGGCGTCGAGCATGGTGGCTTTCAGGTGCAGGTGTACAACACCGATACGAAGCTCACCGAAACGACCAACATTCGCGTCGATCTCGATGGCCTGGGGACCGATACGTCCTTGGCCGATCTGGTGGCGCAGCTCGACGCGGTGCGCGGCATCTCGGCCACCATCACCACCGATCGCCGCGTGCGCATCACGGCCGATTCGAACAACCTGCAGTTCGCCTTTGCCGACGACACGAGCGGCGTGCTCGCCTCGCTTGGCCTGGGCGTCTTCTTCTCGGGTAGCACGGCCGCCGACCTGGGCGTGCGCGGCGAATTGCTGCAGGATGCCGCCCTGTTCGCGGCCAGTCGCCAGGGGATCGGCGCCGATACGACCAATGCCGTTGAGATGGCGAACTTTCTCGACAAACCGCTCGCCTCGCGAAACGGCGTCTCGCTTGCGACGCTCTACGATCGGCTCACGAGCGAAGTGACCCAGGCCTCGGCGGCGGCCCGCGCCACGACGAATGGATTTACCGTCTTCGAGGAAACGCTCAAGGGGCAAAAGCTCGCCATCAGCGGCGTGAGCCTCGACGAAGAGGCGGTCAAGCTGATCACGCTGCAACGCGCGTTTCAGGCCACCGCCCGTTATATCACGACCATCAACGACCTGATCGGCATCCTGGTCACGGTCTGA